One genomic region from Xenopus laevis strain J_2021 chromosome 2L, Xenopus_laevis_v10.1, whole genome shotgun sequence encodes:
- the mip.L gene encoding major intrinsic protein of lens fiber L homeolog (The RefSeq protein has 1 substitution compared to this genomic sequence) — translation MMWEFRSYSFWRAIFAEFFATMFYVFFGLGVSLKWAAGPVNVLNIALAFGFALATLVQSVGHISGAHINPAVTFAFLIGSQMSFFRAIFYIAAQLLGAVAGAAVLFGVTPTAVRGNLALNTIHPGLSLGQATTVEAFLTLQFVLCIFATYDERRNGRMGSVSLALGFSVVLGHLFGIYYTGASMNPARSFAPAVLTRNFVNHWVYWVGPIIGGAVGGLVYDFILFPRMRGLNERFSILKGARPAVPEGQRETAGDPIELKTQSL, via the exons ATGATGTGGGAATTCCGCTCTTATTCCTTCTGGAGGGCGATTTTCGCTGAGTTCTTTGCCACcatgttttatgttttctttggTCTGGGTGTATCGTTGAAGTGGGCAGCTGGACCAGTTAATGTACTGAACATCGCACTAGCCTTTGGCTTTGCTCTAGCCACTCTAGTCCAATCTGTTGGTCATATCAGTGGTGCCCACATCAACCCTGCAGTCACCTTTGCTTTCCTTATTGGCTCACAGATGTCTTTCTTCCGTGCCATATTTTATATCGCTGCACAGCTACTGGGTGCTGTTGCTGGAGCAGCAGTACTGTATGGTGTTACACCTACGGCAGTCCGTGGCAACTTGGCTCTCAATACG ATCCATCCTGGATTGAGCCTTGGTCAGGCAACTACTGTGGAAGCATTCCTGACTCTTCAGTTTGTGCTGTGTATCTTTGCCACCTATGATGAAAGGAGGAATGGTCGCATGGGATCTGTATCCTTGGCTCTTGGATTTTCTGTTGTTCTGGGACATCTCTTTGGA ATTTATTACACTGGAGCCAGCATGAACCCTGCAAGATCCTTCGCCCCAGCTGTACTTACCAGAAACTTTGTCAATCATTGG GTCTACTGGGTTGGCCCTATCATTGGCGGAGCAGTTGGAGGTTTGGTCTACGACTTTATCCTTTTCCCCAGGATGAGAGGCCTGAATGAGAGATTTTCAATCCTTAAAGGAGCCCGGCCAGCAGTGCCAGAGGGCCAGCGTGAAACAGCTGGCGACCCCATAGAATTGAAAACACAGTCTCTATAA
- the LOC108707549 gene encoding uncharacterized protein LOC108707549, translating into MSLLAISTGRNSGNVHVGDCGIGILLPWLESISIRFPPSSTGCRVDSCESGAVFWGDKWCSVKSSYYICPGVCTEAGLTPWNGFCCGPMCWCYMRLCSFLLVYAVVCLQSAGHQSE; encoded by the exons ATGTCGCTTCTGGCGATCAGTACTGGCAGAAACTCTGGGAACGTTCATGTTGGTGACTGTGGTATTGGGATCCTCCTGCCTTGGCTTGAGAGTATCTCGATCAGATTCCCTCCTTCCAGCACTGGCTGCAGGGTTGACAGTTGTGAGTCTGGTGCAgtgttttggggagataagtGGTGCTCAGTTAAATCCAGCTATTACATTTGCCCTGGTGTGTGCACGGAAGCTGGACTTACTCCATGGAATGGCTTTTGCTGTGGCCCAATGTGTTGGTGCTACATGCGCCTCTGCTCTTTTCTACTTGTGTATGCCGTCGTCTGTCTGCAATCAGCTGGTCACCAGA GTGAGTAG